From the Alloalcanivorax dieselolei B5 genome, one window contains:
- a CDS encoding ExbD/TolR family protein: MASVRTSMDDDEMDGPVDGINITPLVDVLMVVLVMFILTATAQIAGIKVDLPKASSSVSLSESKTKAISVNNDGQVFLDAYPVTLAELEDRLRTEKAMNPGFPVIVRGDAAVQYQKVVQVLDVLRRLDLNQVGLVTGKPPQ; encoded by the coding sequence ATGGCTTCGGTAAGAACGTCGATGGACGACGATGAAATGGACGGGCCGGTGGACGGCATCAATATCACGCCGCTGGTGGATGTGCTCATGGTGGTGCTGGTGATGTTCATCCTCACCGCCACGGCGCAGATCGCCGGCATCAAGGTGGATCTGCCCAAGGCCAGCTCCTCGGTGTCGCTGTCCGAATCCAAGACCAAGGCCATTTCGGTGAACAACGACGGGCAGGTGTTTCTCGATGCCTACCCGGTGACGCTCGCTGAACTGGAGGATCGGTTGCGTACCGAGAAAGCCATGAACCCCGGCTTTCCGGTGATCGTGCGCGGGGACGCCGCGGTGCAATACCAGAAAGTGGTGCAAGTGCTGGATGTGCTGCGGCGCCTGGATCTCAACCAGGTCGGTCTGGTGACCGGCAAGCCGCCGCAGTGA
- a CDS encoding acyl-CoA dehydrogenase C-terminal domain-containing protein, with amino-acid sequence MAIYKAPLEDMRFVLNDVFQAEHLWSSLPPISEVTRDLSDAVLEEAGKMVENLLFPLNRDGDEEGCHFEDGVVTTPKGFKEAFKTYAENGWSAFSGNPEFGGQGMPKSLAVLFEEMMHSANSSFALYPALTNGATLCLDAHASDELKQAYLPKLYSGEWAGTMCLTEPHCGTDLGILRTKAVPRDDGSYQISGTKIFITGGEHDMVDNIIHLVLAKLPDAPAGSKGISLFLVPKFLPDADPVSGKEAGERNGVAAGSIEHKMGIKGSATCVMNFDSAKGWLVGEINQGLACMFTMMNYERLSIGIQGLGLGEASYQSAVDYARERIQGRAATGAANPDGAADPIIVHGDVRRMLMTMRALNEGGRALSAYVGIQLDLVKFSEDEEVRRKAADRVALLTPVAKAFFTDRGFETTVLGQQVFGGHGYIREWGMEQFVRDCRISQIYEGTNGIQALDLAGRKVTRNGGRYVESFLAEVRHWIEENGQEAGLDGVREPLVAAVDRLQMATEELLRQAGDNPDAVNAGAVEYLDLFGYVTYAWLWAMMMVNAAGRDDDFGRAKMITGRFYFERLLPRSEALARQLKAGAETMMSLDADLF; translated from the coding sequence ATGGCGATCTACAAGGCTCCTTTGGAAGACATGCGTTTCGTGCTTAACGACGTGTTTCAGGCGGAACACCTCTGGTCTTCCTTGCCCCCTATCTCCGAAGTGACCCGCGATCTTTCCGATGCCGTGCTTGAAGAGGCCGGCAAGATGGTGGAGAACCTGCTGTTTCCGCTGAACCGTGACGGTGACGAGGAAGGTTGTCACTTCGAGGACGGCGTCGTCACCACACCGAAAGGCTTCAAGGAAGCCTTCAAAACCTATGCCGAAAACGGCTGGAGCGCGTTCTCCGGCAATCCGGAATTTGGCGGCCAGGGTATGCCGAAATCCCTGGCGGTGCTGTTCGAGGAAATGATGCACAGCGCCAACTCCTCCTTCGCGCTGTACCCGGCGCTGACCAACGGCGCCACTCTGTGTCTGGACGCCCACGCCAGCGACGAGTTGAAACAGGCTTACCTGCCCAAGCTGTACAGTGGCGAATGGGCCGGCACCATGTGTCTGACCGAACCGCATTGCGGCACTGACCTGGGCATTCTGCGCACCAAGGCGGTACCCCGGGACGACGGCTCCTATCAGATCAGCGGGACCAAGATTTTCATTACCGGCGGCGAGCACGACATGGTGGATAACATCATCCATCTGGTGCTGGCGAAACTGCCGGACGCCCCGGCCGGTTCCAAGGGCATCTCTCTATTCCTGGTGCCGAAGTTCCTGCCGGACGCCGACCCTGTCAGTGGCAAGGAAGCCGGCGAACGCAACGGCGTCGCCGCCGGCTCCATCGAGCACAAGATGGGCATCAAAGGTTCCGCCACCTGCGTGATGAACTTCGACAGCGCCAAGGGGTGGCTGGTCGGCGAAATCAACCAGGGGCTGGCGTGTATGTTCACCATGATGAACTACGAGCGTCTGTCCATCGGTATCCAGGGACTGGGACTGGGCGAAGCCAGTTATCAGAGCGCGGTGGATTACGCCCGCGAACGTATTCAAGGGCGCGCCGCCACCGGTGCCGCCAATCCGGATGGTGCCGCCGACCCGATCATCGTGCACGGTGACGTACGCCGTATGCTGATGACCATGCGTGCCCTCAATGAAGGCGGCCGCGCCTTGTCCGCTTACGTTGGTATCCAACTGGATCTGGTGAAGTTTTCCGAAGATGAGGAAGTGCGCCGCAAGGCGGCGGATCGCGTGGCGCTGCTGACGCCGGTGGCGAAAGCGTTCTTCACCGATCGCGGTTTCGAAACCACGGTGCTGGGTCAGCAGGTGTTTGGCGGTCACGGTTACATTCGTGAGTGGGGTATGGAGCAGTTCGTGCGCGATTGCCGTATCTCGCAAATCTATGAAGGCACCAACGGCATCCAGGCGCTGGATCTGGCCGGCCGGAAAGTGACTCGCAATGGTGGTCGTTACGTGGAGTCGTTCCTGGCGGAAGTGCGCCACTGGATCGAAGAGAATGGCCAGGAAGCAGGCCTGGACGGCGTGCGCGAGCCGCTGGTCGCGGCGGTGGATCGTCTGCAAATGGCCACCGAGGAATTGCTGCGTCAGGCCGGTGATAATCCGGATGCGGTCAATGCCGGCGCGGTGGAGTATCTGGACCTCTTCGGTTATGTCACCTACGCCTGGCTGTGGGCGATGATGATGGTCAACGCCGCCGGGCGTGACGACGACTTCGGTCGTGCCAAGATGATCACCGGACGGTTCTACTTCGAGCGTCTGCTGCCGCGCAGCGAAGCCCTGGCGCGGCAATTGAAAGCCGGTGCGGAAACCATGATGAGCCTCGACGCGGATTTGTTTTAA
- a CDS encoding YbjN domain-containing protein, which produces MSDHNDIIDTLPIEELSTLLRQAGYRTNETEHNGSKQLLSASQGIGFAVRPGNTLGEGLLDFTISCALRVQGELPEGLIPAWNRGKRFSRLSRHGDFLVLEMDVIVAGGVRRAYVRANLEIWDRLLQEFLLYLRNYRDENRNESRDESHDKDDTPEHEQAISTEAAESDE; this is translated from the coding sequence ATGAGCGACCACAACGACATCATCGACACTCTGCCTATCGAGGAACTCAGCACCCTGCTGCGGCAAGCCGGTTATCGCACCAACGAAACCGAGCATAACGGCAGCAAGCAACTGCTCAGCGCCAGTCAGGGCATTGGTTTCGCCGTGCGCCCCGGCAACACATTGGGTGAGGGGCTGCTGGACTTCACCATCAGTTGCGCTCTGCGTGTCCAGGGCGAGTTGCCGGAGGGGCTGATCCCGGCCTGGAACCGTGGCAAGCGCTTTTCGCGCTTGAGCCGGCACGGTGATTTTCTGGTGCTGGAAATGGACGTGATCGTGGCCGGTGGTGTACGCCGCGCCTATGTGCGCGCCAACCTGGAAATCTGGGACCGTCTGTTGCAGGAGTTCCTGCTCTATCTGCGCAATTACCGTGACGAGAACCGTAATGAGAGCCGCGATGAAAGCCACGATAAAGACGATACCCCCGAACATGAGCAGGCGATAAGCACGGAAGCGGCGGAGAGTGACGAGTAG
- a CDS encoding energy transducer TonB family protein codes for MSLQSPQSRDSGTASGKRHSVSASRASRTRRGPMTYVRFAVGAVVLIVLGWLIWQWANDMSGVRRQVPQEPMLVPLPPPPPEPEPEEMKEPEPEPEPEEIVEPEPEPTPVEEPTPEEPPSPSDDLSEAMQIDGEAQAGTDAFNISAGGGGGMAGSGTGRVGNATYGQYLSYAFQRALREEPSIRHLSYRIQINLWLNEAGQITRVQLLNSSGDPDTDDKVIAAVRAIPALDQKPPKSMTLPVKVALQGRRPG; via the coding sequence ATGTCGTTGCAGTCACCTCAATCGCGGGATTCCGGAACGGCCTCGGGCAAGCGGCATTCCGTTTCCGCGAGCAGGGCATCCCGTACCCGGCGCGGGCCGATGACCTATGTGCGCTTCGCTGTCGGCGCGGTGGTGTTGATTGTTCTGGGCTGGCTGATCTGGCAATGGGCCAACGATATGAGCGGTGTGCGCCGGCAGGTGCCGCAGGAGCCGATGCTGGTACCGCTGCCGCCACCGCCACCGGAGCCGGAACCGGAGGAAATGAAGGAACCGGAACCGGAGCCCGAGCCGGAGGAGATCGTCGAACCGGAGCCGGAGCCCACTCCGGTGGAAGAGCCGACGCCTGAGGAACCGCCGTCACCGTCGGATGATTTGTCCGAGGCCATGCAGATCGACGGCGAGGCCCAGGCCGGTACCGACGCCTTCAATATCAGTGCCGGCGGTGGTGGCGGTATGGCCGGCTCCGGCACCGGCCGGGTCGGCAACGCCACCTACGGGCAGTATCTCTCCTACGCGTTTCAGCGGGCGCTGCGCGAGGAGCCGTCGATCCGTCATCTGAGTTACCGGATACAGATCAATCTCTGGCTTAACGAAGCCGGCCAGATCACCCGGGTGCAGTTACTGAACTCCAGCGGTGACCCGGATACGGACGACAAAGTGATCGCCGCCGTGCGTGCCATTCCGGCGTTGGATCAGAAGCCGCCGAAGTCGATGACTTTGCCGGTGAAAGTGGCTTTGCAAGGGCGGCGTCCGGGCTGA
- a CDS encoding 4'-phosphopantetheinyl transferase family protein: MPESVSSLDPIQLEHWQDGLCLASGGYYPERTRLEDFEHQAVPLPASLRGAVEKRLAEYLAGRCCARAAIEAVTHAPDLPGYGEDRAPVWPLAVCGAITHAQGRAAALVADRRRWRGVGLDAEAWIAPQRALKLREQLLTEAEIEALSDLDQEQQARRVSLTFSVKEALFKALYPLTGQRFYFQDAALLDDHRIVLRTTLSDEWRTGVALDYQWREQNGGVLSWILVARDGEE; this comes from the coding sequence ATGCCCGAATCCGTATCCAGCCTGGATCCTATTCAACTTGAGCACTGGCAAGACGGTCTCTGTCTGGCCAGCGGCGGCTATTATCCGGAACGGACCCGGCTGGAAGATTTCGAACATCAGGCAGTGCCGCTGCCAGCGTCCCTGCGGGGCGCGGTGGAAAAGCGGCTGGCCGAGTATCTGGCGGGGCGATGCTGCGCCAGAGCGGCCATCGAGGCGGTCACTCATGCCCCGGACCTGCCCGGCTACGGAGAGGATCGGGCACCGGTCTGGCCACTGGCGGTATGCGGGGCCATCACCCACGCTCAGGGCCGAGCGGCGGCATTGGTGGCTGATCGGAGGCGTTGGCGTGGCGTCGGCCTGGACGCGGAAGCGTGGATCGCCCCGCAACGGGCGCTGAAACTGCGCGAGCAGTTGCTGACGGAAGCGGAGATCGAGGCGTTGTCGGACCTGGATCAGGAACAACAGGCGCGCCGCGTTTCACTCACTTTCTCGGTGAAGGAGGCGTTGTTCAAAGCGCTTTATCCGCTTACCGGCCAACGCTTTTATTTCCAGGACGCGGCTCTGCTGGATGACCATCGCATCGTGTTGCGCACTACTCTATCGGATGAGTGGCGCACCGGCGTGGCGCTGGATTATCAGTGGCGGGAACAGAACGGCGGGGTGCTCAGCTGGATTCTGGTGGCGCGGGACGGCGAGGAATGA
- a CDS encoding peptidylprolyl isomerase yields the protein MKSAQVLLSAVLAGVAGVIGTVWVMQPSQAVAVSEPVSVSSPAPSSPSSTGQGEAVAALGAVSLRDQEVADWLAALSPRARTAIQRDRALFDDWARQRLAEKALIQEARQQGWEKREEVTRAIDQARDQILLRSYLQAVSQVPEDFPDDATLRQLYESSKQELAVPERYHLRQIFLAVEGANVDQVKARAGQLVKEARGKTGDFAELARRHSDDPASAARGGDIGVQSIAQLTPEARPVVAALKEGEVSAPFRTVSGWHVLKLEKTEAARTATFDEVRDQLRATVREQRRRQNAEAYLNRLVGEASLNINGAAVTALLENQ from the coding sequence ATGAAAAGCGCACAGGTTTTGCTCAGCGCGGTATTGGCCGGTGTTGCGGGTGTCATTGGCACCGTTTGGGTGATGCAGCCGTCCCAGGCGGTGGCCGTTTCGGAACCGGTATCGGTTTCGTCACCGGCGCCCTCATCACCCTCCTCCACCGGGCAAGGGGAGGCGGTTGCGGCCCTGGGGGCGGTCAGTCTGCGCGACCAGGAAGTGGCCGACTGGCTGGCGGCGTTGTCGCCGCGCGCCCGTACGGCAATCCAGCGGGATCGTGCGTTGTTTGATGATTGGGCGCGTCAGCGTCTGGCGGAAAAAGCACTGATTCAGGAGGCGCGGCAACAGGGCTGGGAGAAGCGGGAGGAAGTGACGCGGGCCATCGATCAAGCGCGTGATCAGATCCTGCTGCGCAGTTACTTGCAGGCGGTGAGCCAGGTGCCGGAGGACTTTCCCGATGACGCCACGCTGCGGCAGCTTTATGAAAGCAGCAAGCAGGAATTGGCGGTGCCGGAACGCTATCACCTGAGACAGATTTTTCTCGCCGTGGAGGGCGCCAATGTCGATCAGGTGAAAGCACGCGCCGGGCAATTGGTGAAGGAAGCCCGCGGCAAAACAGGGGACTTCGCCGAATTGGCCCGCCGTCATTCAGATGACCCGGCTTCCGCCGCCCGGGGCGGTGATATCGGCGTGCAGTCAATAGCCCAGCTTACCCCGGAGGCCCGCCCGGTGGTGGCGGCGTTGAAGGAAGGAGAAGTCTCCGCGCCGTTCCGCACCGTGTCGGGTTGGCACGTGCTCAAACTGGAGAAGACCGAAGCGGCGCGAACCGCCACTTTCGACGAAGTGCGGGATCAACTGCGCGCCACGGTCAGAGAGCAGCGTCGGCGGCAGAACGCCGAGGCCTATCTGAATCGGTTGGTGGGTGAAGCTTCTCTCAATATCAATGGCGCGGCGGTAACGGCGCTGTTGGAAAACCAATAG
- a CDS encoding putative porin encodes MNMKRNQWLLMLAVAATLSGPAVAQTPAESTAPGGNSTTVHLIRLLVEQGVITDAQANALLQQAQQEAQAASQRRPEPDVREGDVRVPYIPEVVRDEIREEVKQEVMTQAKAENWAAPNTFPDWVSRVKLFGDVRVRNESRFFSGDNSDQLIDFVEFNEDNYNVNDDSVTYPFPTINTREDRENLLRIRARFGLEAKLSENWTTGVRLATGSSNGPVSTTQTLGGGLSKKDIWLDRAWISWHPGNWNFTAGRAENPFVSTDILYSGDLNFDGISAGFSGLRFSQRGSVFGTLGAFPLQYSDDDWPSNSFDKGESEDRWLVGAQIGANWEFENQNRFQATLAYYDFTNVRGQRSSECFLYQSGPPCDTDWSVPAFMQKGNTLFLLRDIQLDPNDPEHTPMPQYVGLASKFQLFDLNVRWDTTLFNGYKLQLAGNYIYNHGYDEQEMWQNAEGNLVNNFDLNTGEIESGRDAWMVHAAFGSSLDLKRRGDWMTFLGYKYIKPDALPDAYNDSSFHLGGTNAKGYYLGAAYALNERLYFQGRWMSSEEVYGPPLSIDILQLELNARF; translated from the coding sequence ATGAACATGAAGCGCAATCAGTGGCTGCTGATGCTGGCCGTGGCGGCGACCTTGAGCGGCCCGGCCGTGGCGCAGACACCCGCCGAATCCACCGCGCCGGGGGGCAACAGCACTACCGTGCACCTGATCCGGTTGTTGGTGGAACAGGGGGTGATCACCGACGCCCAGGCCAACGCCTTGCTACAGCAGGCGCAACAGGAGGCCCAGGCTGCCAGCCAGCGCCGCCCCGAGCCGGACGTGCGGGAAGGGGACGTGCGTGTTCCCTACATCCCGGAAGTGGTTCGTGACGAGATTCGCGAAGAGGTCAAACAGGAAGTGATGACCCAGGCCAAGGCGGAAAACTGGGCGGCGCCGAATACCTTCCCGGACTGGGTGTCTCGGGTGAAGCTGTTCGGTGATGTGCGGGTACGAAATGAGAGCCGGTTCTTCTCCGGGGATAACAGTGATCAGCTTATCGACTTCGTGGAGTTTAATGAGGATAACTATAACGTCAATGATGACTCGGTGACGTATCCTTTCCCAACGATAAATACTCGCGAGGACCGCGAGAATCTACTGCGCATCCGCGCCCGTTTCGGTCTGGAGGCGAAGCTGTCCGAGAACTGGACCACCGGAGTCCGGCTCGCCACCGGCAGCAGCAACGGACCGGTGTCCACCACTCAGACCCTCGGCGGCGGCTTGAGCAAGAAAGACATCTGGCTGGACCGGGCCTGGATCAGTTGGCATCCGGGAAACTGGAACTTTACCGCCGGCCGGGCTGAAAACCCGTTCGTATCCACGGATATCCTTTACTCCGGCGATCTGAACTTCGACGGCATCTCCGCTGGCTTTTCAGGGCTGCGTTTCAGTCAGCGCGGGAGTGTCTTCGGCACCCTGGGCGCTTTCCCGTTGCAATACAGCGATGATGACTGGCCCTCCAACAGCTTTGATAAAGGCGAAAGCGAGGACCGCTGGCTGGTGGGCGCTCAGATTGGTGCCAATTGGGAATTTGAAAATCAGAACCGCTTCCAGGCCACCCTTGCTTATTACGACTTCACCAATGTTCGTGGCCAGCGTTCTTCCGAATGTTTCCTGTACCAAAGCGGCCCACCCTGTGACACCGACTGGTCGGTGCCGGCGTTCATGCAAAAGGGCAATACTTTGTTCCTGTTACGCGATATCCAGCTGGATCCCAATGATCCGGAGCATACTCCGATGCCGCAGTACGTTGGCCTGGCCTCCAAGTTCCAGTTGTTTGATCTGAATGTGCGTTGGGATACCACGTTGTTCAACGGCTACAAATTGCAGCTGGCGGGTAACTACATCTACAACCACGGCTACGACGAGCAGGAGATGTGGCAGAACGCCGAAGGCAATCTGGTCAACAACTTCGACCTGAACACCGGCGAAATCGAGAGCGGCCGTGACGCCTGGATGGTGCATGCCGCTTTCGGGTCGTCCCTGGACCTGAAACGCCGCGGCGACTGGATGACGTTCCTGGGCTACAAATACATCAAGCCGGATGCGTTGCCGGATGCCTACAACGATTCTTCCTTCCACCTTGGCGGCACCAACGCCAAGGGCTACTACCTGGGCGCGGCTTACGCCTTGAACGAGCGTCTGTACTTCCAGGGACGCTGGATGAGTTCGGAAGAGGTGTATGGGCCGCCGCTGTCCATCGACATTTTGCAGCTCGAACTGAATGCCCGGTTCTGA
- a CDS encoding DUF2341 domain-containing protein, which yields MQQRLLIFLISCLGALLPTLAHAWWQDDWSYRKQITIDTSPQGAAIDQRVGRVPLLVRLHTGNFSFQDVQENGSDLRFVAADDQTVLNHQIESFDALLGVAYIWVDVPALEAGSSQDVWMYYGNPDAPATSNGQAVFDADYTLVYHFDQAPGAPARDATAYGNNSSNTVPQSVTGVIGQAAAFAGGEPLMVDAAPALATPAAGQFSFSAWVRADQSANEQLIYARRDSGNSLLIGINAGQPFVEVNGQRTAPAQPLASGQWQHLAVTADGQQVALYVNGRQISSLPVALPPLATAIALGGDIPGYTPAAPVAEETASEGEDVATTVATSTPAATPSRHFNGAMDEVRISKQARSAPLLMADYQAQGSESRLVVFGVDEEQSGFGFGALGFLLSAVPIDAWVIIGVLVIMMIQTWFVMFRKFRYTRRVDEANGRFRGEFAQVGTQLEKMADSPELEQELEHSSLWQLYQVAVHELRLRRAQGADTSSISSETLEAIRASMDAVRTQQNRELSSRLGVLSNAIAGGPYIGLLGTVMGIMVVFLGTAMAGDVNINAVAPGMAAALLATAMGLFVAIPALFAYNRINGRNRDISSDMRVFLDEFVTRLAEIHGAGQRSPQPAQAGHAARHGISQSPVV from the coding sequence ATGCAACAACGCCTGCTGATTTTTCTCATATCCTGCCTGGGTGCGCTGTTGCCCACCCTGGCCCATGCCTGGTGGCAAGACGACTGGAGTTACCGCAAGCAAATCACCATCGATACCTCGCCCCAGGGCGCGGCCATCGATCAGCGGGTCGGCCGGGTACCGCTGCTGGTACGTCTGCATACCGGTAATTTCAGTTTTCAGGACGTCCAGGAAAACGGCTCGGACCTGCGCTTTGTCGCCGCGGACGATCAGACCGTTCTCAATCATCAGATTGAAAGTTTCGACGCGCTGTTGGGCGTGGCCTACATCTGGGTGGACGTGCCGGCGCTGGAAGCCGGGTCCAGCCAGGATGTCTGGATGTATTACGGCAACCCCGACGCACCGGCCACCAGCAACGGTCAGGCGGTGTTCGACGCGGATTACACCCTGGTCTATCACTTTGACCAGGCGCCCGGCGCACCGGCCCGTGATGCCACCGCCTACGGCAACAACTCCAGTAACACCGTGCCGCAAAGTGTCACCGGGGTGATCGGCCAGGCAGCCGCCTTCGCCGGTGGCGAACCGCTGATGGTGGACGCCGCGCCGGCCCTGGCGACGCCCGCCGCCGGTCAGTTCTCCTTCAGCGCCTGGGTGCGTGCCGATCAGAGTGCCAACGAACAGCTGATTTATGCCCGCCGTGACTCCGGCAACTCGCTGCTGATCGGAATCAATGCTGGCCAGCCTTTCGTTGAGGTCAATGGCCAGAGGACGGCGCCGGCGCAACCACTGGCATCCGGTCAGTGGCAGCACCTGGCGGTGACCGCCGATGGGCAGCAAGTGGCGTTGTACGTGAATGGCCGCCAGATCAGCAGCTTGCCGGTGGCACTGCCGCCGCTGGCCACCGCCATCGCCTTGGGGGGCGATATTCCGGGTTACACGCCCGCCGCGCCGGTTGCGGAAGAGACCGCGAGTGAAGGGGAGGACGTCGCCACTACTGTCGCCACTTCCACGCCGGCAGCGACGCCATCCCGCCACTTCAATGGCGCTATGGATGAAGTGCGGATTTCCAAACAGGCCCGGTCAGCGCCGTTGCTGATGGCGGATTACCAGGCCCAGGGTTCCGAGTCGCGGCTGGTGGTGTTCGGCGTCGACGAAGAGCAGTCCGGATTCGGTTTTGGCGCTCTCGGCTTTTTGCTGAGCGCGGTGCCCATCGACGCCTGGGTCATCATCGGGGTCCTGGTGATCATGATGATCCAGACCTGGTTCGTCATGTTCCGCAAGTTCCGTTATACCCGCCGGGTGGACGAAGCCAACGGCCGTTTCCGTGGCGAGTTCGCTCAGGTCGGCACGCAACTGGAAAAAATGGCGGACAGCCCGGAGCTGGAACAGGAACTGGAACACTCATCGCTATGGCAGCTGTACCAAGTGGCGGTGCATGAGCTGCGTTTGCGCCGTGCCCAGGGCGCCGATACTTCCAGTATTTCCTCGGAAACGCTGGAAGCGATCCGCGCTTCTATGGACGCCGTTCGCACCCAGCAGAATCGCGAGCTGAGTTCCCGTCTCGGTGTTCTCTCCAACGCCATCGCCGGCGGCCCCTACATCGGCCTGCTGGGTACGGTGATGGGCATCATGGTGGTGTTTCTCGGCACCGCCATGGCCGGGGACGTGAACATCAACGCGGTGGCACCGGGTATGGCCGCAGCCCTGCTGGCTACCGCCATGGGGTTGTTCGTGGCGATCCCGGCCCTGTTTGCCTACAACCGCATCAACGGCCGTAACCGCGATATCAGTTCCGACATGCGCGTCTTCCTGGACGAATTCGTCACCCGCCTGGCGGAGATTCATGGCGCCGGGCAGCGGTCGCCGCAGCCGGCGCAGGCCGGTCATGCCGCGCGCCATGGCATCTCTCAAAGTCCGGTGGTGTAA
- a CDS encoding ShlB/FhaC/HecB family hemolysin secretion/activation protein gives MAAPRTVTINEYIVRGNTVLEVRDIEKAVYPFLGPERSLEDIQSAQKALQKVYQDKGYQSVYVELPEQRVNGGVVYLQVVEVTVGRVRVVGAEHHSPLKIREEVPALREGVVPNFELVQDDLTKVNRTGKRQVMPVVKEGAIPGTMDVDLAVEDQTPWNGSLTLNNDYSADTEKLRTVATLGHSNLWQRGHSMSLTLFTAPEDTDNAEVWSLSYGMPLSERWSLRFSGYTSDSDVNTVGGTSVLGQGQSYGVAATYSIPFDGTWGHSFSLGVDFKDFDESLEFGGEEDTIPLKYAPFTFGYNGYYYTEKNQGSINLTLVTATNEFPSNSSGWEEFDYKRYRAKPDFAVIKAEASNERLLGEWGLATKLSAQMASGSLVSNEQFAVGGSGTVRGYLSAEQSADDGVLASIELRTPSIAEWLGSPWSLLRAHVFGEGAHLTLQNPLPEQDDEFDLASVGVGLRAEIGAWLSGRLDLGYPLTDAENTEKHDPRVHFSITASF, from the coding sequence GTGGCGGCACCGAGAACGGTGACCATCAACGAATATATTGTGCGCGGTAACACGGTTCTGGAGGTGCGTGACATTGAGAAAGCGGTGTACCCCTTTCTCGGTCCGGAACGAAGCCTGGAAGACATCCAGAGCGCGCAAAAGGCTCTGCAAAAGGTTTATCAGGACAAAGGATATCAATCCGTTTACGTGGAGCTGCCGGAGCAGCGGGTCAACGGCGGCGTGGTCTATCTGCAGGTGGTCGAGGTTACCGTGGGCCGGGTGCGCGTGGTGGGCGCCGAGCATCACTCTCCGCTGAAGATCCGCGAGGAAGTGCCGGCACTGCGGGAAGGCGTGGTGCCCAATTTCGAACTGGTGCAGGACGATCTGACCAAGGTGAACCGCACTGGCAAGCGGCAGGTGATGCCGGTGGTCAAGGAAGGCGCCATTCCCGGCACCATGGATGTGGATCTGGCCGTCGAGGATCAGACGCCCTGGAACGGCAGCCTGACCTTGAACAACGATTACAGCGCCGACACGGAAAAGCTGCGCACCGTCGCCACCCTCGGTCATTCCAACCTGTGGCAACGGGGGCACAGCATGTCGCTGACCCTGTTCACCGCGCCGGAGGATACCGATAACGCCGAGGTCTGGTCGTTGAGCTACGGCATGCCGCTGTCCGAGCGCTGGTCCCTGCGCTTCTCCGGTTATACCTCCGACAGTGACGTCAATACCGTGGGCGGCACCAGCGTATTGGGGCAAGGACAGTCCTACGGCGTTGCCGCCACCTACAGCATTCCGTTCGACGGCACCTGGGGACATTCCTTCTCCCTCGGCGTTGATTTCAAGGACTTCGATGAGTCGCTGGAATTCGGCGGCGAAGAGGACACCATCCCGCTGAAATACGCGCCTTTTACCTTTGGCTATAACGGCTACTACTACACCGAAAAGAACCAGGGCTCGATCAATCTGACCCTGGTTACCGCTACCAATGAATTCCCCAGCAACAGCAGCGGCTGGGAAGAGTTCGATTACAAACGGTACCGGGCCAAACCGGATTTCGCCGTGATCAAGGCCGAGGCCAGCAACGAGAGGCTGCTGGGCGAGTGGGGGCTGGCGACAAAACTGAGCGCGCAAATGGCGTCCGGCTCGCTGGTGTCCAACGAGCAGTTCGCGGTGGGAGGTTCCGGCACGGTTCGGGGTTATCTGTCCGCGGAGCAATCCGCCGACGACGGTGTGCTGGCCAGTATTGAACTGCGCACCCCCTCCATCGCCGAGTGGCTGGGGTCCCCCTGGAGTCTGCTGCGCGCCCATGTCTTCGGTGAAGGCGCGCATCTGACACTGCAAAACCCGTTGCCGGAACAGGACGATGAATTCGACCTGGCCAGTGTCGGTGTTGGTCTGCGGGCGGAGATTGGTGCCTGGTTGAGCGGACGGCTGGATCTGGGGTACCCGCTTACCGACGCGGAAAACACGGAAAAACATGACCCCAGAGTGCATTTCAGTATTACCGCCAGTTTCTGA